The region ctttctcccaTTGAGCTGAAGGCATATTACTGAGCTGAGTCTGTAAACAAACTGTATCCATACGCATGACATGAACATCCGATGAGAGGGTAacgcactccccaccccccactccacccccctgccccccttccccctccttcccctccccagccccccacccccaccccacctccacccaccccacacacaaggCGTAGTCGTAAGCGTCCGtattggaagcgagagagtctgggcacactggttcgaatcccacagtcgtcggtactttcttcccctccactggaccttgagtggtggtctggacgctgatcattcagatgagacgataaagcaagaTCTCCCCggcgtgcgcagcatgcacttagcgcacgtaaaagaacccacagcaacaaactggttggcgcacgtaaaagaatccacagcaacaaaagggttgtccctggcaaaattttgttttaaaaaaaatccattttgacaaGCAggcagtaaagaagaagaagcagaagaaaaaaaaaaatttttttaaaggtggCGCTTTTAGTGTTGCGACACGTTCTCCCTGAGGAgaacagcccgagtttcacacagagaaatttgttgtgacaaaaaagagagtaaatacaatacaaaacaaaacagtgcaatacaatgtttTTATGGCTCTGTCCGTCCAGGTTTCTTTGCCTTGGGTTTACAATGGACGGCGGTCATCAACCAAAGAACAACGATGAAGAAGACCCAAGACCACTTCATGCTCAGGAGCAGTCTGTTGATGAGCATGATGATGCAGGCAGTGAGGCAGATCCCGAGGAACGGTCAGATTCCGATGAGGAAGCTGGAAGCAGCCCTGCCTCACACGGAGAAGGCACTGAAAGCCAGACGAGCGCCAACATGAACAGTCAAAGTCCAGCTGCATCCAACAGCCCTTTTGCATTTGGGGCAAAGGCATTTGGTAGCTTACCTGGTGGTTCTGGTGCCAACACTGGTGGTTCTGGTGCCACcgttggtggttttggtggttttGGTGCTACCgctggtggttttggtggttctGGTGCCACcgttggtggttttggtggttctGGTGCCACcgttggtggttttggtggttctGGTGCTACcactggtggttttggtggttctGGTGCCACcgttggtggttttggtggttctGGTGCTACCgctggtggttttggtggttctGGTGCTACcgttggtggttttggtggttctGGTGCCACcgttggtggttttggtggttctGGTGCTACcactggtggttttggtggttctGGTGCTACCgctggtggttttggtggttccaacagcacattttcaTTTGGGCAAATGGCATCTGGTGGTGCTTCTGTCCCCTTTTCTGGCTTCAGTTTTGGTGGTTCGGGTGCCACTCCTGGTGGTTCTGGTAGTGTTCGCTTCCCTGCAACAACATCTGTTTCTGGACCCAGTTCTGTTGCCACAGGTATGTTGCTTTTGGCTCATTGTAGAATTTCAGTGTTCACAAGGTAGGCCTAAAGGCATGGTTTGTGTGTTctctgagtacacacacacacacacacacacacacacacacacacacacacacacacgcattctcgagtatatattatagatatatatagagagagatagatagatagatagatgtcagtgtctgtgtgtgtgtaagtttgataAGTTACGCATGGGTAGTTTGTAgtttgaatgtgagtgtgtgtgtgtgtgtgtgtgtttgaattagaATCAtaataatcagaatcagaatcatatttatttgtcatgaaaaacgtaaatgaaaggtttagtgtgtgtgtgtgtgtgcgcgcgcacgcgctctcgCACGCATATGTATGTGAATACAGAAGATCACATACACATGTAAATGATTCCggcatccatgtcagtgttcagtgtgttaatGGAAATCGAGCTCATACCTAGCACGCACACCCATGAAAAAGGTCTGTGGCTACCAGCCCATACGTGGTAGGGTAGAAGCAGTCATGCAAGCCACAGTTCTCTGACTTTTTGCTGCTCCTCTGAAGCAGGACTGCAGTCAAAGCATTGCATCTTCTACTCACCAAGTGAGGCAGCTTCCTCCTTATAAGTTAACTGTCCTTGCAAAACTGCTCATCAATGAGGCAGTGTCCTCTTGACAATTTAACTGTCCTTTGCAATACTGCTTACCAGTGAGGCAGCTTCCTCCTTAAAAGTTAACTGTCCGTGCAAAATTGCACACCATTCTCCTGACATGTTAACTGTCCTTGCAAAACTGCTCACCAGTGATTCAGTGTCCTCCATACAACTCATAAGCGAGTGGTTCCTTCTTACAAGTTTATCTGTTCTCTGAAACCGCTGTTCAGCGGAGCATGATTACGAAAACCACTCAAATGGGGTGAAAGAAAAGCGagtaaaggattaaacaacaataaagggaAAGGTATGCTCAggcaatgctgcttatgcttatGCTTCCGATTGAGCAaagcacaggtaaataaaagatacagaggaacaaaaccccaacatttcttcatgtgtgtgtatgtgtgtgtgtgtgtgtgtgtgcagttgatgCCATACCTTTGATTGCTCATTCATCTCTGATTGAAAGGTGCAGGCAACGTTTTCGCTGACCCCAAAGCAAAAGCATCGACTGAAGGAGCTACCAAGGACAACACACAGACTGCTCCTGCCGGGAGTGACGAGTTGGATGCTGCTAGGATTGTGGAGTCTCCCTACCATGTGAACTTGGGAAATCTTTCTGCATTACTGGAAGGTGAGGAGAGTtatattgcaaaaaaaaagaaaaagaaagggggggggggcaaacaaacAGTTTGTGCACAAacatgttgttcatgttgttcacATGCAAATATTTGCTCACACTGATGGCATAAATGCAAGTGAATGCGTACTGACAAGTTCTAATCTGAGACGTAAGGGcaaacaacatgtgtgtgtgtgtgtgtgtgtgtgtgtgtgtgtgtgtgtgcgtgtgcatgcgcgcacatgcacactaaaacaatctctgtctttgtctttgcctttgtctctggctctctctttctctctttctctctctctctccttctctctctctctcacacacacatacactcacacacacacacacacacacacacacacacattcatagtgCAATATTTCTGAATTTTAAGTCAGAATGGCAAATTCTTATTAAGTTATTAGTGTTATATTTGTGTATACATTATTATGGCTGTTGAAAATTCCTTATTAACCTAATTACTTTCTTGAATAAAATGAATTTTTCTTGATTTATTAGAAGaaatattactactgctactaactattataaaaagaaaacaatgaaaataatatgTCACTTTCTTTTCCAGCTGATTTTTCTAATTCAGATTGTGATTTGGTATTACCCTTGCCCAAATGCATGATATATAAATGATTATTGTTGCTTTAATATTAACTCTATAAACTAAGTCCAAATAACTACTATCtttaaaagcagaagaaaaaaatatgtgaaAGTGTCCCAATTTACAAACTCAACatgcatattctttttttctgatgtaTTTTCACAATAGAATTTGTTAGAGCTGTTGAAAATGTTTTGTGTTGGATTTTCttggaaaaccaaaaaaaaaaaaaagaaaagtgttctTTATTGTGTCAGGTAAAACCAGTACACCATTATCAACGGGTACATTGCCCCACGGGGATGGAAAGCAGGTCAACACCCAACCCTTTCTGTttgtaacaccaacaacaccacaggTACGGTTCTCAAAACCTGCAAACAGAAGAGGAAATATGCGAACTTCAAGCTCCAAACAACTCTTTGGTCATGGACAAAACTTTCCAAACAGGCCCAGCCCTTCACAACAACCATCGATGCAAGATCAACCAACAAGTGTCCTCCATGTAGCCGCACAGACGAAAGCCGGTCAGCATACCCAGGTCTCTGAAACCACCAGCCCATCAAGCACAGACCAGAAGAAACACACGGCTGGGCCTGACCAAACAGAAATGACGGGTCAAACTCAGGATCCCGAGGGCAGAGGAAGTATGCCACCAGCTGAACAGTCACCACGTTCAGATCCATTGCCAGGAAACGATCAGACCCCTGGTCAGGGTGCCACTGGCTCCAGAACAAACCAGAACGAAGGCACAACGCAAGCCATGGGGAGAAAGGCAGCAGATTCAACCCAAGGGTCAGGTAAATCTTTTGCTGATGCTACTGCTTCTCCTAGAACCAGCACTGAGCAGGTGCCTCCTTCCCCTGCAGATTCAGGTTTGGGGGACAACACTTCTATTGGCTCTCAAAGCGGTCAGCATACCCAGGTCTCTGAAACCACCAGCCCATCAAGCACAGACCAGAAGAAACACACGGCTGGTCCTGACCAAACAGAAATGACGGGTCAAACTCAGGATCCCGAGGGCAGAGGAAGTATGCCACCAGCTGAGCAGCCATTTTCTGCCACGGTACAGCATCATCAACAATCTGCTACGTCCAATTCAAAACTTCAACAGTCACCACGTTCAGATCCATTGCCAGGAAATGATCAGACCCCTGGTCAGGGTGCCACTGGCTCCAGAGCAAACCAGAACGAAGGCACAACGCCAGCCGTGGGGAGAAATGCAGCGGATTCAACCCAAGGGTCAGCTGATGCTACTGCTTCTCCTGGAACCAGCACTGAGCATGTGCCTCCTTCCCCTGCAGATTCAGGTTTGGGGGACAACACTTCTATTGGCTCTCAGGCTGGCTCCCCAAGTCGTTCGCTAGACAGAACAAGTGAGTTTTCCgaatgtgtttctcttttttttttctttcttttttttggggggggcattaattgattgatttattgattgagaAATAAATATGAATATAAACCATTTGAAATATAACATGCACACAAGAACTGAAAAGACACATAGATGGTCATGATCCCAGCTTTGTAGCATGCCATACAGTATTCCATGCACTCCCAGTTAGTAATACTCCCATCAAAGATTAAGGCAACAAGCACATCATCCCTTATGCTACTAACTTAAGACAATGCATTCTGATTTGTGTATAGGATTTGAATTGTTCAGACTACTATTTGCTGATGGAATGAAAGTCTCTTTGTGTGCTTTTCTGGATTTTTAATGGGTGTGCAAGAAATCTTTAGCCGTGAGGCGGCAAGGGAAGCTAAACTGAAATGGATGAGCAATAGCCACTGAATAGCATCAGCTCATTTCAGGTCTttccattaaccccttgacttctgttgtcatgtgttttcttcagtgaagggctgtcgcctgaCTGAAGACTTTAGTGATAGGCCGTACTTCATACTTTTGTTTGGGAGGCTTGTTTTGCATGCACtcagctgtttgtgtgtttgtgtgcgtgtgtgtgcgcacgtgtgcgcacacgcgtgtgtgtgcatgtatgcttgtgtgcccGTGATATGCTTAGACACATGCACTCATTtaaccttttctttcttattttgttttatattttttctttcttgtcattgTTCTGTTTCACTGGTTGTTGTGCatggacgctgtgtgtgtgtgtgtgtgtgtgtgtgtgtgattacttttTATCATCCAACCAACAATTTTTGGGGAACTGGCTTTGCAGTTGCATTAATCTTttattacccttttttttctagaTAACAGACAGGCTGAGCTATATCTTTACAGGGGTGGTTTGTCAGGGTTGTGGTGATAATATAtaggttttttttctattatatcttcttctgctgctgctgcatttgtgggttgcaactcctacgttcactgaCATATTCAAGTGAGCTTTCAGTTGTGCGACCATTTTTACCttgcatgtaggcagccatgctggatatgtttttgtttccatgacccaccataTGCTGACCCTGGCTACAgggcctttcttttcttcttctttttcttcttcttcttcttcgttcgtgggctgcaactcccatgttcatttgtatgtacacgagtgggcttttacgtgtatgaccgttttttaccctgccatgtaggcagctgtattctgtcatcgggggtgtgcatgcttgatatgtcattgtttccataacccactgaatgctgacatggattacaggatcttttcatgtatgtatttgatcttctgcttgcatatacacacaaaaggggtccaggcaaaagcaggtctgcacatatgttgacctggaagatcggaaaaatcgccaccctttacccaccaggcaccgttaccgagattcaaacccaagaccctcagattgaaagtcactTGACTGTTGCGCCCATCAACAGGAcctttaactcaatcagtactgtgcctgagcattgctctggcatcaaaatttgtatcatcaaaacagttttcacattCCTGTATATGCATAAATCGTAAGGAgaaggaactaacttctacagaaTTTATGGATGTGTCTACAGACAATATGGAGGAAAAACATTTTATaatctgtggggtttttttctgcatcagtatggcatggaagcctgctgaggctgtaaactccctaggATGGAATGAGTGCATGTTTTATCTtgtgagtgtgtatacacatgaaggaggttcaggctaCTACAGTAattctgcacagatgttgacctggaagtATCAGAAAGAAATATCCACCTACAACCCATCAGGTGCTCTGAAGctggggatcgaacccaggaaaTTCAAAGcaagaatccagcgctctaaGCATTCTGCCACTGCACCCGTCTGTGGTGATGTTAACTCATTGTactccacagctacatgcctgcaaCTCCCCTGGAACAGCACTACAGGAGACTGCTGCAGAAAAATCACGTTGGTTTATTtaaacagcgaaaatcgatggagaattgttgatttaatcggtcaaacaaagtttcattttcatgcttctggaatccatagaatgccaactgtaccaagcaagaatgaacggaattagaatagtgtgttggtgcgagaatactcatacctggtccacaggggaagtaatcatggtattaGTTAACCCATACCTGAAGTAGAATGAGGtcatgttgttgggttgttgtttttcattgtcgttgttgatgtcatTGAAGCCATCATTGCTTGAACCACTGAAATTTTTTATGGTGTTGAAGGTGAAGTATCTGAGTCCTCCACCGCTGTGCCAGGTGATGCTGCTGAGGTCCACAGGTTGCTGTGTCAGGTCCAACATCTTCAAGAGCAACTGGGTCAAGTCCACTCAAGGATGACGCAGCAGGAAATGCAAATGATGGACGTGAAGAATGGTGAGTGCATGGGTCACTCATTGAACAAGATCTTTCCAGAACCAGGTTGAGAGAGTTGGGGGCTGAAGGGgtaggaaggggatggggaggcAGAGGGGGTGTGTGCAGATATTGACTTGGCTGTCCGGCAGGCAGGTAGATGGACCCCTGTTCCAATTGCAGTtccagtttgaaggaggtgtcgaATGAAACATGCGGACTGATTCATTAACGCAACATCACATCTGCCTGGCTGACCTGCActtaattaactctttcaccaccacaggcgacttttgtcgacagagaggggtcatgttgatgagatcattttcacattgtaacaaatctCGACAGCTGTAGCCAGTTTCCCGACATTAGAACAATGACTAAACTTTGCCCCCTGAcctagtttgaagtgaacaaggcctttgtattgttttgacatgaaccaatgCCTTTGACTGAGAGGATCATTTCTAAAACAATTGGCGTtgtggagtgtttttcacactgaaacttggcggtgaaagattTAAACCCAAGCCTTTAGAGCTTATACATTAGGTTTGTATGAAACATGGACATAAAACGAAACAACATATAATGAAACAAAAGTATCAATGTAAGTGTAAATACATtatcccttgactgctgctgatgagtacaCTTGTGAGTGAAGGACTGTTGCCCAACTAAGATAGGATTGAGTTTACAGGTCGGGACATTAGTCACTTTTCTTTATTCGAATATCCTTCCTCTTAGGACTGCATTGCTTCTGTTCATTTAAATCAATTATACAACTTACAAGTACACAAAATGTACTTCAAGCTCTTGTAGTTCATGTCAAACTAATATAATTCCACCAGTCTTCATCAGTCAAAGAGCtgcaatgaaataaaatgaaagatgtgTACAAGGCAaacaattgaaacaaaataagaatttttatttttttaaaaacgcgggggggagggggggagaaaaaacaagTTTGCCCTGGATCTGGGAAATGCTACTGGTAATGTTGTGGGTTGACAATTAGGTGTGTCAGTCAGCCAGCAAGAAGAAGGTTAAGAATGAAGATACTTATGCTGAGCATCAAAACTGCTAGGGAGTCAGATATTGCCAAGTTGTTCAGtctcacacaaaaacatgcacatacatatgcagatacacgcatgcacacagcagCTGGTTTCCAACAAAGATGACGGGCTAAAAGTATCAGTTGAATATGAATGCTGTTTTTCACATATCACTTCCTTATATCACGCTTTCTTGATTTCACAGGCAAGTCTAAGGAACTGGAAGACTTGCAGGCTCAGTACCATCGACAGGagagtaccattgaccatctgAAACAGGAAAATCAAAAACTGAAAGGTACATTTATTGTTTTACCCACATAACTATCTTTGGCATTGTCATTTCCAATAGATATCCCAAATGTCAGacaaatcaaaagaaacaaaacaaagcaaaacaaaaaaaaaaccaaaataaaaatgttttgttatACTACAAATGAAGGGTGGATGTATGATGTGTTTTACAAAGAAAAATGGCCAAGTATAATTGAAGTAGTgataatactgaaaaaaaaaagatacataaaaaagCACTTGTTTATTTacagtgttgtttatttattgattgatgtgTTCATGATTCATTTTATCCTTCTCTATATACTCTCCTTTCTGAACCTGGTTGGAATTTAAGATGTCTTGATACAAATGCAGGCATACTTCCATGAATACACACGTAACAGTGGGAGATATCTGATCCACCGTCCttgaaacaaaaactgaatgaGTACTGCCAGGACAGTGGAAGATGAGCAGCCTTGACTCATTGAAGCCTGTGCCTGAGCAAGGCATGGCTGTGGAaaatccagtttcagttttcagtttcagtttttcaaggaggcgtcagtgcgttcagaaaaatccatatatgctgcatcaCATccgccaaggagatgcctgaccagcagcataacccaccactttttatcaggccttgagtgtgtgcatgtacatttgtgtgtctatcagagtggatttctacagaatgtttccagcggacaacactctcgttgccatgggttcatctTAAGttcgctaagtgtgtgctgcacacgggacctaggtttatcatctcattcaaatgactagatgttctgtttgattttccagtcaaacttgggagaaaggatgacAGCAAGATTCAAACCTAGACCCTCatggactgtctgtattggcagatgagtgtcttaaccattctgccaccttcctcctgatagTGGTGTACTCCTTATGTGAAAAATCCTTTTATGAAAACAGTTTCCATGTTCCCACATATggataaactgcaagcaaagggaacaaaCTTCGACAGTATGTCCATTTGTGTCCCCACAAGTCGGTTTAGAGGGCAAAAAACGTTCGATGAtagtatattttctgtgtttttctgcaTCAGCATGGAGAGGAAGCTAGCTGCAACTGTAAACTCCTCGGGGTTGAATGGGTGAAGGATTCCACCCCACAGCTGAGCAGTGCTGCTAAGGCATTGAACCCTGATTCATCAAATCAGTTTTTAAACCATTCAGCCAGGTTTAAATGTTATGCAATGGGCACATTTTTTGATAAACTTTAGCGCAGCCTATTGTCAGAATTTTGATGCAGTTTGAACATTTTcaagctgcttctttttttttcttttttttcttttttttcaaggatttTTATGATTGTTACTACAAAGTCATGTTTCACTACTTGGCGAGTATCATGCAATACTTTCATGTGCATATTGTGCATTTACTCCTGACAGTGATGTCAAGAATGATGCTGTAAACATTGAATAGTGAAGCAATGCATGAATGATCAATGAGAacaatcatctttctttctttttttttcttaaccatcCAAAAAT is a window of Babylonia areolata isolate BAREFJ2019XMU chromosome 5, ASM4173473v1, whole genome shotgun sequence DNA encoding:
- the LOC143282009 gene encoding uncharacterized protein LOC143282009 isoform X2, coding for MDGGHQPKNNDEEDPRPLHAQEQSVDEHDDAGSEADPEERSDSDEEAGSSPASHGEGTESQTSANMNSQSPAASNSPFAFGAKAFGSLPGGSGANTGGSGATVGGFGGFGATAGGFGGSGATVGGFGGSGATVGGFGGSGATTGGFGGSGATVGGFGGSGATAGGFGGSGATVGGFGGSGATVGGFGGSGATTGGFGGSGATAGGFGGSNSTFSFGQMASGGASVPFSGFSFGGSGATPGGSGSVRFPATTSVSGPSSVATGAGNVFADPKAKASTEGATKDNTQTAPAGSDELDAARIVESPYHVNLGNLSALLEGKTSTPLSTGTLPHGDGKQVNTQPFLFVTPTTPQVRFSKPANRRGNMRTSSSKQLFGHGQNFPNRPSPSQQPSMQDQPTSVLHVAAQTKAGQHTQVSETTSPSSTDQKKHTAGPDQTEMTGQTQDPEGRGSMPPAEQSPRSDPLPGNDQTPGQGATGSRTNQNEGTTQAMGRKAADSTQGSGKSFADATASPRTSTEQVPPSPADSGLGDNTSIGSQSGQHTQVSETTSPSSTDQKKHTAGPDQTEMTGQTQDPEGRGSMPPAEQPFSATVQHHQQSATSNSKLQQSPRSDPLPGNDQTPGQGATGSRANQNEGTTPAVGRNAADSTQGSADATASPGTSTEHVPPSPADSGLGDNTSIGSQAGSPSRSLDRTSEVSESSTAVPGDAAEVHRLLCQVQHLQEQLGQVHSRMTQQEMQMMDVKNGKSKELEDLQAQYHRQESTIDHLKQENQKLKAKSKEMEAQWKEQRNLTERLQEEYKKLKKDYDKSEKDCSELKDTIQRLEQKKEEFKDACSKSASALIRQKAELQHLEQEKQQLKGDMEERQALQAQRQQDFEQITQQFEQTKQHLEQRIQHLEQNIQQLRGSNEELTSQLMEKQKHIHGLMELISNRTVEKENQQNLQKLKEVTSEKRILEETAVALHQREVLFRTQVVFRTVISRKYRSSMEKLERQNRDLEVQLMQNRQNHEAQQTNLRDALNQVHEKTTQLESSQETFEHDRGQLHGKIFELSRELEQLQASSQRELEQLTEERDGVRTECNQLTDTVQGLEEEKQQWLQEKARIEEKGQQWDREREDLMTRCSVLENQKQTAEGLSVTFGQDLTRVNVQISQLKTQSEEMERLFKENIHALETRVHELTGQLRQREEQVLPLEMEARRATLEVNSVRSQRDQLETVKNNLEAIISNLKQEIAGCAAIIQENQRTDKYLRSELANKESQKARYVKEVHQCRQHNRSLEEEVKRLRRRIDSD
- the LOC143282009 gene encoding uncharacterized protein LOC143282009 isoform X1, producing the protein MDGGHQPKNNDEEDPRPLHAQEQSVDEHDDAGSEADPEERSDSDEEAGSSPASHGEGTESQTSANMNSQSPAASNSPFAFGAKAFGSLPGGSGANTGGSGATVGGFGGFGATAGGFGGSGATVGGFGGSGATVGGFGGSGATTGGFGGSGATVGGFGGSGATAGGFGGSGATVGGFGGSGATVGGFGGSGATTGGFGGSGATAGGFGGSNSTFSFGQMASGGASVPFSGFSFGGSGATPGGSGSVRFPATTSVSGPSSVATGAGNVFADPKAKASTEGATKDNTQTAPAGSDELDAARIVESPYHVNLGNLSALLEGKTSTPLSTGTLPHGDGKQVNTQPFLFVTPTTPQVRFSKPANRRGNMRTSSSKQLFGHGQNFPNRPSPSQQPSMQDQPTSVLHVAAQTKAGQHTQVSETTSPSSTDQKKHTAGPDQTEMTGQTQDPEGRGSMPPAEQSPRSDPLPGNDQTPGQGATGSRTNQNEGTTQAMGRKAADSTQGSGKSFADATASPRTSTEQVPPSPADSGLGDNTSIGSQSGQHTQVSETTSPSSTDQKKHTAGPDQTEMTGQTQDPEGRGSMPPAEQPFSATVQHHQQSATSNSKLQQSPRSDPLPGNDQTPGQGATGSRANQNEGTTPAVGRNAADSTQGSADATASPGTSTEHVPPSPADSGLGDNTSIGSQAGSPSRSLDRTSEVSESSTAVPGDAAEVHRLLCQVQHLQEQLGQVHSRMTQQEMQMMDVKNGKSKELEDLQAQYHRQESTIDHLKQENQKLKAKSKEMEAQWKEQRNLTERLQEEYKKLKKDYDKSEKDCSELKDTIQRLEQKKEEFKDACSKSASALIRQKAELQHLEQEKQQLKGDMEERQALQAQRQQDFEQITQQFEQTKQHLEQRIQHLEQNIQQLRGSNEELTSQLMEKQKHIHGLMELISNRTVEKENQQNLQKLKEVTSEKRILEETAVALHQREVLFRTQVVFRTVISRKYRSSMEKLERQNRDLEVQLMQNRQNHEAQQTNLRDALNQVHEKTTQLESSQETFEHDRGQLHGKIFELSRELEQLQASSQRELEQLTEERDGVRTECNQLTDTVQGLEEEKQQWLQEKARIEEKGQQWDREREDLMTRCSVLENQKQTAEGLSVTFGQDLTRVNVQISQLKTQSEEMERLFKENIHALETRVHELTGGKKKRDGSQVVDRCALPHSLLVPRAGSFGQLRQREEQVLPLEMEARRATLEVNSVRSQRDQLETVKNNLEAIISNLKQEIAGCAAIIQENQRTDKYLRSELANKESQKARYVKEVHQCRQHNRSLEEEVKRLRRRIDSD